The Oscillospiraceae bacterium genome has a segment encoding these proteins:
- a CDS encoding DUF4430 domain-containing protein, producing MHKMKKTLNSSVLIVLALTFIVCLFSCTAPDNSDVWENAVYKENTELGNGAKVVTAEVTAAEKTVAFTIHTDKQTVGEALMEHGLIDGEQGPYGLYVKVVNGITADYDVDQSYWAFNINGEYAMTGVDSTPIAEGEVYQLVYTK from the coding sequence ATGCATAAAATGAAAAAAACATTAAACTCATCAGTTCTTATTGTACTTGCGCTTACTTTTATTGTCTGCCTTTTTTCCTGCACTGCACCGGATAATTCCGACGTGTGGGAGAATGCCGTTTACAAAGAGAATACCGAATTGGGCAACGGCGCAAAAGTCGTAACTGCAGAGGTTACGGCGGCGGAAAAGACAGTAGCGTTTACAATACACACAGACAAGCAGACCGTGGGCGAGGCTCTCATGGAGCACGGGCTTATTGACGGCGAACAAGGTCCCTACGGACTGTACGTGAAGGTCGTAAACGGTATTACCGCAGATTACGACGTTGATCAGAGCTATTGGGCGTTCAACATAAACGGCGAATATGCCATGACAGGTGTGGACAGCACTCCCATAGCAGAGGGTGAAGTATATCAGCTTGTGTACACAAAGTAA
- a CDS encoding leucine-rich repeat domain-containing protein, with protein MDFIVENDILKKYCGNDAEVKVPDGIKTIGEYAFDRCENMESIFLPESVTEIGNGAFVHCQALKSINIPKALTSIGDYAFFRCISLENIKLNDGLKRIGQSAFALCNSLKGIVIPESVTELGKNIFYECIALEYANIPKGLTEVSEWLFYKCKKLKSIRLHDGITTIGKGAFAMCISICDLVIPKSVTYLGQNSLWECMELKKIDIPENIKFMGEAVFYDCFGVTEMKVPYGVTRVSNSLFDGCKNITQMTLPDTVKSIGDWAYGRCYGLKDITIPASVKTFGKDVFFRCENVTIHAPSGSAAEEYAKEKNINFQAI; from the coding sequence ATGGATTTTATTGTTGAAAACGATATTCTTAAAAAGTACTGCGGCAATGATGCCGAGGTTAAAGTACCCGACGGCATTAAGACTATCGGCGAATACGCATTTGACAGATGCGAGAATATGGAAAGCATTTTTTTGCCCGAAAGTGTTACCGAAATCGGAAATGGTGCATTTGTTCATTGTCAGGCGCTTAAAAGCATAAACATACCCAAAGCTCTCACCTCTATCGGTGATTACGCGTTTTTCAGATGTATAAGTCTTGAAAATATAAAGCTCAACGATGGTTTAAAACGCATCGGTCAAAGTGCCTTTGCATTATGCAATTCACTCAAAGGCATTGTCATACCCGAGAGTGTAACAGAGCTCGGCAAGAATATATTCTACGAATGCATTGCACTGGAATACGCAAATATTCCAAAGGGTCTTACCGAGGTAAGCGAATGGCTGTTCTACAAGTGCAAAAAGCTTAAAAGCATCAGGCTTCATGACGGCATTACAACCATCGGCAAGGGCGCTTTTGCAATGTGCATCAGCATTTGTGACCTTGTAATTCCCAAGAGCGTTACATACCTGGGTCAAAACTCATTATGGGAATGCATGGAGCTTAAAAAAATCGATATTCCCGAAAACATCAAATTCATGGGCGAGGCTGTGTTCTATGATTGCTTCGGTGTTACCGAAATGAAGGTGCCTTACGGTGTTACTCGTGTAAGCAACAGCCTGTTCGACGGATGTAAAAACATTACCCAAATGACTCTGCCCGATACCGTAAAAAGCATTGGCGACTGGGCATACGGCAGATGCTACGGGCTTAAGGATATAACCATTCCCGCAAGTGTCAAAACTTTCGGAAAGGACGTTTTTTTCAGATGTGAAAACGTCACGATACACGCACCTTCGGGAAGTGCGGCAGAAGAATACGCAAAAGAAAAAAATATAAACTTCCAAGCTATATAA